One Triticum dicoccoides isolate Atlit2015 ecotype Zavitan chromosome 3B, WEW_v2.0, whole genome shotgun sequence genomic window, aaaaacgttcatcaaatttgagaaaacGTCAACAATTTGAAAAAAGCTCATCAAATTTTTAAAGAGGTCTTCAATTTTTTTATGGAATCTATCAAaatttcatcgaatttgaaaaaaaagttcacaaaatttaaAAAGCTCATTGATTTTGAAAATAAATTCATCAAATCTTACAATTTCATTGATTTTGagaaaatctcatcaattttgaaaaatacaTCTAATTTAATAAAATTCatcaattttgattttttttaaaagctcatcaaatttgaaaacagtttactgaatctcgaaaagatcattgaatttgaaaagaaaTTCATGGATTTTTTATAACACTTTAGAAAACAAGGAACAAAACCGTTCcgaggaaaaagaaaaatgaaaacaaaaatgaaaaaaatagggAAAACCGGACCAAACCGTTGCagcgaaaaaaaagaaagaagaaaagaagggaAAAGCTATAACTAAACACGTCAAGGGAGGGTGGCTTGTTATGGCAGCGAATTTTGAGCCAGGCAGTCGCTTGCTCAAATCACAGTACCCGAGCAAGGTGGGCTGGCCCAGCGTGGAGAAGGGGGTGTGCGCCCTCTGCCGTTAACCCTATAATGGGCGCCGTATAGGAAATGCCGATGAAGCTTGTCCTCATTCCTCTCTTTGTACTGTAAAAGACGAAAGAGTACTCGACGGTGGCAGATGATGAAGGCATGTTGATAGCACTAATCTTGGGAAAAGCCATCTGCTCGGGCTAAGCGaaaactcaaaaaaaaaaaaaactaatgtGCGCAACAAACTGACGTCCAAAAGCTCATTCTGTCAATTGGCAGAAATCGCCGAGCTAACTCGGCAAAACCTCCCCAATAACCAAGCTcatcgcacgcacgcacgcacgcaacttCTTGGATATCCCTGTGAATCTGTCATTTTGATGTGCTGCAAACGGTGTTTTTCAGGGATTTTTTTTTTTGACGAAAAACAGCGTTGTGCTGATTTCATTCATTAAGATAGGATGAGTCACCCCAAGAGACACAGTTTATGGTTCACAGAACGGCTGACAGCCAGAAAGGAGTAGGAAAAGCTATACAAATGTACACACTAAAGGAGGAAATAATGCTATCCTGTGCCAGTCTATTGAGCTCCTCCAAATCCAGCGATTATCCAAGAATTAAGCTCGTTGATGATGCTCTCAGCGACCTTCAGGAAATGGTATTCTTTCATTCCAAACATGCCAGGAAATCGCCAATGTTCAGTCTTTCATACGGTTGTTTTTCAGTTTTCAGTCTTACCGTTTCCCTCTCCAGTTTCTAGTTCTCTGCCAAGGCAGTGTTGCTGCTAGCCTTGGCGTGCTTGCAATGGATGGTTTGGTGATACTCCGGCAATGGGGCTGGGGCCTTTGGCCCTTTTTCTCAACAAAAAAATCTCACCCAAACAAAAGATGAATTTCGCGGCACGCTCACGACGTCGTAGGCCGGAGCAACATCAACAAGAAACATGACAAGAGCTTAACTGTTTGTTCCCTCAAACGGAAAAACAACAGCCTAACTGAAGTAGTTCTGCCACACAGTAATAGATACCCATGAGAACTGGACTTTAGTTCTGAGCCAAGACAGTGGTGGATCATCCATGCATAGTGCTACATCATAAAAAACCAGTACTACTAACGTCTCAGCTAAAATAGTGATCCCCGAAACATTCAGGCTCAGCCATTGCCAACCGGCCAGTGGTCACTGAGCATCACAACAGCCTTGATACTTCGATGTAGTCTTACTTCCCCTACCTGAAACCAAGGAAAATAAATTTTTAGCGGCAGAGTCTGTATGATATCAGTAGTGGAAGAGACAGCTAATGTGGTACATGGACAAATATACTACCCCCgtaccaaaatataagacattttggtAGACTAAAATGACctaccaaaacgtcttatattttgaggcAGAGGTAATACAACTTAACTGGGCTCACCTGTTAAGAAGTTAACCCTGCTTCTCATTCCTTATCTTCATCTAACAGATGAGCTTGTACTTCTTCAGATAGTCACGCAGATTCAGTTGCTGCAGCTCTTCAGCCGCGCCATCAACGGTTTCCTCTGCAGGACCTTCAAAGGACAGACAGAGCATATTATATCAGCCAACTTGTTTCATGGGTCTTTTATGGATCACAGACATAGGGCAGAATGCAAGTGCTTAGAATTAATAGTTGATTCAGTCTGCCTATTCATGACACCTTTGTCACACCAATGCAAACTgaagggaaaagaaaaaggaaaaggagctAGCACAAGCATTCTGATAATTATTACAGTACAAAATATTAACATTGTAAGACGAACCCCACTAACAGCAATCAATTAGAAATTTGCATATATACATAGTGAGGCGCACCAGAGTTTAGGAACATAATATGTGTTCATGGAGCTGAATGAAACAACAAAAGGAATGCCTCATGGCAATTCATTTCAATATGCTTGCTCTATGCAGTATTTATGTCTAACGTCACACTCATTATGCATATTATCTGACCAATGCGAGTCTTGAAAAAAAAAAACACATGGCCACTATATAGAGTGCTATGTACAAGAGAGAATGCTATGTTTAAAAAAAGCAAACACTGGCGTATGGATTCCTGCAGACAGCTTCTATCAAAAACATGCATGTACATATTGAAGTAACAGTAACAGAGAGTGTCTTTAGGAACATTCAAATATATATTCAATGTCGAGGCTGCATcttattccctccgtcccataatacagTGCGCATTGGTTTTCGCGAAAGTCAGTCCATGGAATTCATTGGAGTACGACTCAAGGAAGCCACGTAAAATCCAGGGAAGGACCTTACTGTGACAATTCACTTATATAGCCTTGCCTTATGCGCACAATGCTTAATTTGCAAAAATCAATCTCAGCGAAGTTATATAAATACAAGTGTCTTAAGTAAGAACTCACTGCAAGTGTCGAGACCCATGCATCTAACAACAGGCCTACCAATTGGCAACATGCATGTACTCCTAACAACTCTTTGCAAATTATGAACACCTAGGCAGTAAGCAGGCAAAGCCTAGCAGTACTATATACAAAGAACTACACAACCGGGCGATTCACATGCCCAGGTCATACTTACGTTGCATAGGGGGCTATAGTGTTGAATACAATGTCTTGTATTTACAGAGAAACATATACATTATCATGCATTGAAGCTGTGTAAACATCAGTACGCTTATTGACAGATACAAGGAAGATAAAAAACTGAATATATACATAGCAGTTAACGACCTTACAGCTTTGAATGGAAACCCATAGCAAGCCTATCTAAAGTTCTAAACATCAATTTAAGCATACAAATGTATATAGGGCATATGCTTAGTCAATTTTTGGTGGAATACATAATGTTCATTTGATCTTGTTAATTAGTAAATACTAATATTAAATACAGTAAGCTATACATCTTACAGATAAGATCCATGAACATATTCAAAAGGACTAATTTACTCTAAAGCTCTTTTTAAGCCCCTTACACTTCTCAAACATAGCCATTACCTAGAGCATCAATAAACACAAGCTAGCCTctgaaaaatttaacatatgcaggaACAACTGAAATATTAGCCCTTGCACAGTGCCACAGAACCTCACCATTTCCAATCGCTAACAAGCCGGTAACAAAATTGTTTGCAAAGTTACATAAATACAAGTGTCTAAGTTAGAAATCACTGGAAGTGTGAGACCCCTGCATCTAAAAACAGGCCCATCAATTTGCAACAGGCATGTACTCCTAAAACCCTTTATAAACTGAGAACATCTAGGCAGTATAAGCAGCCATAGCCTAGCAGCACTATCCACAAAGCCTACAGGACTGGGTTATTCACATGCTCATGGCGTACTTACCTTCTAAAGGGACTAGTGTTGAACACAATGTCTTGCATTTACTGAGAAAAACATATACAATGCCATTTACTGAAGCTGTGTAAACATGACTAAGCTTATTGACAGATACAGGGTAGAAAAAAACTGAATAACATATCAGTTAATGACCTTGCAGCTTTGAATGGAAACCCATAGCAAGCATATTTAAGCATAAAAATGTATATAGGGCATATGCTTAGTCAATTTTATACATAATGTGGATTAGATCTTGTTTAGTAATTAAACACTGAATAATACTCCCTCCGACTCAAAATAAGTGTCGCAAGTTTGAACTAAGGTTAACCTCGGTTCAGAGTTGCGACACTTAATTTGGATCCGAGGGAGTAAGTTATATATACATATCATCTCACACATATAAGACCATGAACATATTCAAACAGGACTAATTTACTCTAAAAGCTCAATTTTAGCCCCCTACACTTATCAAACACAACCACTACCTGGAGAATCAGTAAACACAACTACACAAGCCAGCCTCTGAAAATTTCAGCATTTGCGGCAACAACTGAAATGTTAGCCCTTTCACAATGCCACAGAACAACCATTTCCAATCACTAACAAGCCAGACAGCCAGTGACAAAGAATCAGAGAGTCATGGAGTAGAGATGTACAATGAGTTACCTGAGCAGAGAGACGGTGGCAGCTGCCAAGCATGAACGAAGCGGGAAGCAACGTCTTCGCGCGGCGGCTCAACCAGCTCGTAGACCTCGTGCCCCACGACCTTGCGAACACGCACGTCGACGCCGATCAGGTGGTCGTCCTGGAAGAAGTAGACCACGTCGGGGTTGGTGGGATGGATGAGCGCGAGCACGGGGATCTTCCTCGGCAGACCAGTGGCCTTGTAGCTGGCGTCGTTGCAGATCTCCGCGAAGGTGGCCTCGCACTCCAGCGTCCACTCGGTGGAGTACGGCGGATAGTCGGCGAGCGTCCAGACGCTGATCTGTGCGGCCCCGTTGCTGTTGCGGTTCCGGTACATGTCCACGAACCGCAGCTTGCCGGCGCTGACGCCCACGCAGCGGTACTTGTCGAGCAGCCCCCAGGCTTCCTTGGACTTGAGCGCCTTGCCGTCCGGGAGCGGGACGACGGTGAGCGCCGGCGCGTCGGCGAAGGGGTCGCAGGTGAGGAGGCACCAGGAGAGGTCGACCCACCAGAGCCTCCCGGAGCAGGAGACAACGCCGTTGGGGCTGAGCTGGCGGGCCGGGAGCGGGTAGCCGACGCTCTTGCTGACCCACTCCCCGTCCTGCGACGAGAAGCGCAGGAGGATGGCCGTGTCGCCGCCGAGGAAGGGCTGCAGCTCGGCGACCATGTAGCCCTCGCCGTCGGGGGAGGCGATGAGGCCGAGGTGGCCCGGGTGCGCGATGAGCTCGGGCTTGGGGAGCGGCAGGGCGGAGCCGGCGGCGGCGTCCAGCACGAAGTAGCCCGCGACGAGCGGGCGCCAGGAGAACTCCTGGTGGCCGGGGGTGTCGATGATGGTGGGGCCCGTggcttggccctggtcggcgtggaggaggaggaggcccgcggaggggtcggcggcgaggacggAGGGGAAGTTCTTGGGGGTGGTGCGGCACGGGAAGATGCGCGGGGGGATGGTGAGGAGCGCGACGCGCGGGGGCGCCGGCAGCGCGAGGGAGAAGTCGGCGGCGCCTGGACCCGGAGGGAGGTCGGCGTTGGCGTCGGCCGCCGAGAGCACCCGCGGCACGCTGCCCAGGATGACCcacgacggcggtggcggggcggcggatgCCATCTCGGCTAGGCGGCTTGGTGCGGTGGTTCGTGCGTGCGCGCGCGCGGCGTTGGTGGTGACTGGCTGGCGAGGGGAAGTGGTGGTGGCGTTGCCCCGGCAGGCGACGGGGGTGGGGCTTTATGCTGGCCGTCGGTGCCAAGCGAAGCGGAGTGAACCGGGCGGATGGTGCTCAACTGCTCAGGCCGGGTCACGCCGTCACGGGACTACGA contains:
- the LOC119275009 gene encoding uncharacterized protein LOC119275009, with protein sequence MASAAPPPPSWVILGSVPRVLSAADANADLPPGPGAADFSLALPAPPRVALLTIPPRIFPCRTTPKNFPSVLAADPSAGLLLLHADQGQATGPTIIDTPGHQEFSWRPLVAGYFVLDAAAGSALPLPKPELIAHPGHLGLIASPDGEGYMVAELQPFLGGDTAILLRFSSQDGEWVSKSVGYPLPARQLSPNGVVSCSGRLWWVDLSWCLLTCDPFADAPALTVVPLPDGKALKSKEAWGLLDKYRCVGVSAGKLRFVDMYRNRNSNGAAQISVWTLADYPPYSTEWTLECEATFAEICNDASYKATGLPRKIPVLALIHPTNPDVVYFFQDDHLIGVDVRVRKVVGHEVYELVEPPREDVASRFVHAWQLPPSLCSGPAEETVDGAAEELQQLNLRDYLKKYKLIC